Part of the Plasmodium vinckei vinckei genome assembly, chromosome: PVVCY_13 genome, atgtatgtatgtatgtatgtatgtatgtatgtatgtatgtatgtatgtatgtatgtatgtatgtatgtatgtatgtatgtatgtatgtatgtatgtatgtatgtatgtatgtatgtatgtatgtatgtatgtatgtatgtatgtatgtatgtatgtatgtatgtatgtatgtatgtatgtatgtatgtatgtatgtatgtatgtatgtatgtatgtatgtatgtatgtatgtatgtatgtatgtatgtatgtatgtatgtatgtatgtatgtatgtatgtatgtatgtatgtatgtatgtatgtatgtatgtatgtatgtatgtatgtatgtatgtatgtatatatatatatatatgtggatgcacattttaatttgcatatatatatttcatttaaaaaaacaactatataataagaattatttattacattgGACACGGTGTATTGTAGTCTCGTTCATATTCATTAACTCTGATAGTGTAAGGCCAATTAACTAAGCAGGCAATTTCgatacttttttttccttcttcggtattatattttttaaagtttGATATTTTGGGACATGGTCCATTATAATCATTTGGTGATTTACATTTATACTGATCTATTTTTGTCCAATATAATGGACATAGAGAATCAAAATTAGTTTCATAAATTACTGATTTACATCGCCATCTTATTCCACATAATGTTTcgaattcttttttttcagatATGGTTTTATCAGAAAAATCAATAGCACTTctacatttattatttttatataaacttCGGCATACTCCTTTTCCAATATCAATCCAATTTATAGGACACACTGCATTGTAGTCGGTTCCATATTTACACTTTAAAGGTAGGCATTCCCAATTTGAGTCACAAATGTCAGCCCAACTTTCCTTCTGGTTGTCGTACAAGTACATCAGCTTCTCCTGCACCTAATTTGGTCGTCCAAGCATAATGTAGGAAATGAGCAAATATAGtaaaatgtagaaaaatTTAGCAAAATGTAGCAAAATGTAGCAAAATGAGCAGACGCAATGAATACCTCATTGCATGGGCCTTCATACGATGGTAGGGGAACGCAACCCGAGCTCGTTCGAAAAAAGTTAAAGGGGCATGGCAATGAGTAATCTTGAATGCATACCTAATTTACGAAAAAGGGAACAACAAattatggaaaaataaaatatacatatacaatttttttgaagtCTAAATAATTCTTACCTCATCTGAATCATCAGTCATCtcaaatatgaaaaaaaaatgtcatacatatgtatatataaatatatttttaaattaaatggggataaaaaaatttttatcatttacaTGCTCAGCTTCttctattttattagaatccatttttttgtatattgtATCTTTGTTCATTGCATTGATGACCTCCGCTtgatatttctttatattttcggATTCCGTTTCTTTTTCCTTCAGATCTTCATTCTAAGAAGAAAAGCAAATATAATAAGCATAttcaatattaatatagaaaaaaattatttatagaaatatatatttttttttaatacttgGCCATCTgatgatgaaaaattttGAGCTGATTCTTCCAAGTGGTCAGATAAAAATTCACTATCCTCCCTGGcctcttcttcttcttcctAAAATGGGTATACACATAAATatgtgtgcatatatattttttgaaaatcgTATAAATGTGTATGTCATTTAATTCAGTGTTTTACTTCAGTAAGACCCGATGGCGGCAACTCATTGATATTGTATTTCTGTTTAATCATATTCTCGGACTCATTAACAATATctagaaatatatatagcaaaataataagaaaaatatacgatttaaaaattatgtaaataattaaaaagtttttttattcatattaagtatatctattttaaatactatatatgtttagacccctatgataataaaagacATGTCTATACATTTCCACAATATTAGATATTTGCAATccctcattttttttccttactttttatatttttatcagaTTCGGTAGCAGCTATGTTCTCCCTTATAATCCTATTcatatcattttcttcaacTTCATTATTACTTTCTGATGATTCATCTCCTTtcgaatatttattatctaAATCAACGTCTCCAGAAAAGacaaatgtttttttatttttttcatttggtCGAATAATAGAATTTCCAAACTTAAGAGCATTAAAAAGGgacaaaaaagaaaaaataacaatatatttcatttaataaaaaaagtaaaattttaaatattcacaTTAATATCGATCGAAATATTGGTAATAACAGTAGCATCAATTATGACAACATAAGTATCATCCTAATATGGTTTaagtaaaattttaaactATACATaacaattatttaaaaaaaattgaattttaaaaagtatacaaaagttttaaataattttcttcatttacaatatatataaatctgTATATTGTTTGATAGCATAATATAGTTAACAATTCTTATTTGTTCTAGTAACAAATTTCTTATAATTAAGTGtgtgtaataaaaaaggatatTATAGGAATGTGTTTGGGGgcattcatttattatgtagacagtattttttcatttatttacataaaataagtgtatgtacattttattatatacttatttagTAGAAAAATATCCCCAATAATgcatacataaatatatgtaaattgTAAGCATGATAAATTATTCAAAGTAAATATAACTTTCtctaataaataaattatgaataatatttaaaaattatatttaaatgttaTGTTAAAATGAAAGATGGCTATAAAAATTGGGAAAGTTGAGTCATAAAAAAGcggaaaaatatttcattagtatatataatatcgtaatattacatatgtgtatttttgcacacaaaaaataccaagttaatttaaataaaatatgtacgTGCAGGTAAATACAacaacaataaaaaaaaataataaaataaaaatacaatttcGCTAGCTATGTCATATAATTGTTAAGAAAGTTTTTTAGCTATCTTCTGAAAACCATGCATGTTTAAGAGCCTCTTCGGAAGTTATCCTTGTGTTGTAATCGAAATCGAGGAGACGTCTAAGAAGGTCACGGGCATTTTTATCTGGTAGTCCAACACCTGATGGATCGCGTTcttgtaatattttttgaaactGCTCATCATtgcaattatttttaaaaaatatataattttccttTCTTTGTTGAAggaatttattttgaatttgATCAAATGTAttagtattatatttattatagttAGATTgatcattatatttatgtatacatTTCCAGTTTGGGCACACTGGAGAATTTGGCAAAGATAttaatgaattatatttattagacatcatattattaataaggttatatttttttcgtttaaTTTCAATAAGGTTTTTTGTATTAGTGAAATATTCTAGtttgtttataattaaattttttctatatatagaaGAATATTGAAGTGcgtttttttcattatttcttATATCATAGAGAGGTATAAGCCTATCAGGGGTTTGACTAGCCCAAGGTATTAAACATAATTCTGAAAGCCcttgtataaaaattactTCTTTTAAAGTATCTTtagaatattttgaatacaatcgttttaatttcatttcatttcttttattttttacttctAATGGATTTTTGGTACCTAACACAAATTGTAAGAATAATATTCCAATGCCCCACATATCATAATATGGTAATcgcatataattttttttcatatgaCCAAATAAAGATTCTGGAGGTTGATATCCTTGTGTTTCTTCATCCATAGTaggtgtaaaaaaaaatgattcatttttatattcaacaGCACTACCCCAATCCCCTATTCGAACAGTAAATGGAGTACTTGatgatacaaaaatattttccattttaatATCTCGGTGTgtaatatcttttttatgaGCAATATTTATACCATTTAATATTTGACGCATCAAATCTTTTATTACTAACATTcctatattttgtttttttatactcCACCATAATTTACTAGGAATAATCATACCAgagttatttttatccGTTTCAAACAAATGTTGTGATAATGAATATCCTTCATTTGCAAACACAATCCatataaatgtaatatGTTCTTTAGTATCTTCACTTATTTCATATTCTTTAAAATGTTCTATATATCTACTTATATTatcacaattttttaaaatttctcCAAAATATACTTCCCTTATAGCACTTATTTCATATTCCTTTTCCCTCTCAtcatcatttaaatttttttcattttcatcgttacctttttttataagtatCTTTTTCAAAACCACATTCCGAAATggaacatttttatttaaattaataccATACCATATTTCTCCATATGCCCCTGCTcctaatttattttgaatagAATAATTTACTcgtttattataatatttatctattttattatttttttcttcatctttTTTCTCTGGattttctaaaaataaatgttttgtaaaatcgagcattttatatttattttttatccaATTTGGCATTGGCTGGTAAGTTGGTTTATCTTCATTGATGtctttatctttttcaGTATGCACATCactcaaataaaaaactttGTCAAAATCATAATATGCTCCCACATTAGGTTGTTTTTCCTTTTGCATCAACTTTTCGATGTtgctataaatattttcatccctaatttttaaagaatataaagaTTCGTCTGAACTAATAACACAATTTGaacatatattatctttattttgttttattacagttgtttcattttgtgTTATTTCTGTCCCTGGTAAACGGATAACATCTAATTCATATGATTGTGTTAtccttgttttttttaaaagagtttttattttttttttaagatagtatttattattcaatATATGATTCATATAGTGATTATtatcttcattttgtttttcatacccatttaatttatgaatttcattttttataatttttttttcattattatatgaacttttattattaacatcATCCCCtttgtcttttttaattttacttTCATTAATTAGGTCACCAATGGATGAATAGGCATGCCCTCCTTCACTACTTATATTTGCTAACATTGAATTAGCAgtagttttatttttttctctaacatttttatcatcaaCGCCATCTGGGTTAGATATTTTATCACTATTCCCAATAAAGCTAagatatttttgtttattttttgttgaaTCATTGCACACCTCATTAGCATATGCATACTGATAAAAGAAGTGACTGTTATGTGTTTTATGTTTTTGTTCTTGAATTATAACAtgattaattatattttgtatttgcttaatataataacaatagATATAAGAAAAGATGTAAAACAATACAATgtaattttctttattatataaaagtgAAACAACATATGAACTAATTGaagtttcatttttttcgttttccTGATGTTTAtcttttgtatatatattaattcgATTCTCTACATTTTCATCGTTATTGTTATTGTCATTACTATTAAATAATGCTTGTAGTTTTTGATCTTTTGAAGTTA contains:
- a CDS encoding serine/threonine protein kinase, putative; the protein is MKLYSCIIYTCILCKVISLIKVFYCSFWYLINVHFFVNNLNDNEIWKKHIDVNKNDILILFMPPYLTSKDQKLQALFNSNDNNNNDENVENRINIYTKDKHQENEKNETSISSYVVSLLYNKENYIVLFYIFSYIYCYYIKQIQNIINHVIIQEQKHKTHNSHFFYQYAYANEVCNDSTKNKQKYLSFIGNSDKISNPDGVDDKNVREKNKTTANSMLANISSEGGHAYSSIGDLINESKIKKDKGDDVNNKSSYNNEKKIIKNEIHKLNGYEKQNEDNNHYMNHILNNKYYLKKKIKTLLKKTRITQSYELDVIRLPGTEITQNETTVIKQNKDNICSNCVISSDESLYSLKIRDENIYSNIEKLMQKEKQPNVGAYYDFDKVFYLSDVHTEKDKDINEDKPTYQPMPNWIKNKYKMLDFTKHLFLENPEKKDEEKNNKIDKYYNKRVNYSIQNKLGAGAYGEIWYGINLNKNVPFRNVVLKKILIKKGNDENEKNLNDDEREKEYEISAIREVYFGEILKNCDNISRYIEHFKEYEISEDTKEHITFIWIVFANEGYSLSQHLFETDKNNSGMIIPSKLWWSIKKQNIGMLVIKDLMRQILNGINIAHKKDITHRDIKMENIFVSSSTPFTVRIGDWGSAVEYKNESFFFTPTMDEETQGYQPPESLFGHMKKNYMRLPYYDMWGIGILFLQFVLGTKNPLEVKNKRNEMKLKRLYSKYSKDTLKEVIFIQGLSELCLIPWASQTPDRLIPLYDIRNNEKNALQYSSIYRKNLIINKLEYFTNTKNLIEIKRKKYNLINNMMSNKYNSLISLPNSPVCPNWKCIHKYNDQSNYNKYNTNTFDQIQNKFLQQRKENYIFFKNNCNDEQFQKILQERDPSGVGLPDKNARDLLRRLLDFDYNTRITSEEALKHAWFSEDS
- a CDS encoding CPW-WPC family protein; amino-acid sequence: MKYIVIFSFLSLFNALKFGNSIIRPNEKNKKTFVFSGDVDLDNKYSKGDESSESNNEVEENDMNRIIRENIAATESDKNIKNIVNESENMIKQKYNINELPPSGLTEEEEEEAREDSEFLSDHLEESAQNFSSSDGQNEDLKEKETESENIKKYQAEVINAMNKDTIYKKMDSNKIEEAEHMTDDSDEVCIQDYSLPCPFNFFRTSSGCVPLPSYEGPCNEVQEKLMYLYDNQKESWADICDSNWECLPLKCKYGTDYNAVCPINWIDIGKGVCRSLYKNNKCRSAIDFSDKTISEKKEFETLCGIRWRCKSVIYETNFDSLCPLYWTKIDQYKCKSPNDYNGPCPKISNFKKYNTEEGKKSIEIACLVNWPYTIRVNEYERDYNTPCPIGWFLLNNGFCRAPENYIKSSKCNDEVGFFNMTSQQKESFSISCNVDFPFKDRENCQRNYSFKCPLGWIPSNQEGFCKSPINYKSKICKSYSKFQNVSDSQRNYYLKFCNIDWPCISEIQNSHIYTKLPFNYSGERQPKWDNGPVDSITGSII